The proteins below are encoded in one region of Chrysemys picta bellii isolate R12L10 chromosome 4, ASM1138683v2, whole genome shotgun sequence:
- the DISP2 gene encoding protein dispatched homolog 2 isoform X3, translating into MLGPMSVQSNGQVPSSSQDSHQHHLYYHCNQQEPRDSYALPPLPGHGERATLCSHHSSGDSLPAAHHETSESQWKQWSHDQQQSRPVQRHIVTVRHDKAFRMPKSYSQVIAEWPVAVLVLCSVTVLVCTLAGLLVGNLPDFSEPLMGFEPRDTDIGRKLIVWKNVQTHTGHQKTLSLSPYTEKNSYGDVGINRGQRFIHGEQEARTRRMVEQDYGKDSFFCGPPGKSYSQLVFMSTTAGSLWNLQAIQSMCQIEQDKIRSHAHFGNLCQRTEGNECCPSWSLGNYIAVLHNRSSCLEITQVDVSHTLALLRSCAPDYHKGILIPSCIGPRTGREKHSQCAKVPEKCTRFNGIYQLLHFLVDRDFLSLQTMEYQVPSLKYSLLFLPTKKGASMMEIYLDNLESWDLFDNYTLITGMDLGLKQKLFQHYLLLDTMYPVLAILVIFLSMTFYLRSIFITSMVLMIVVSSLMISFFLYKVAFRFTYFPFVNLTAVVILSSICANHTFVFFDLWSLSKSQNPSAGLLQWMSQTMHHFGYLMLASSFTTGAAFYASYMSNIIAICCFAIYMGTCVLVNLVFMVTWLPSSVVLYERYIATNCIYKPEDYWNYSGHKRVIFSLHHILRGLQNTLCETSKLLFEKILPCGVIKFRYIWICWFTALAIGGAYISCFNPKLKLPSLEMPSVQMFRLSHPFERYDAEYCHQFMFERLEHGEGQRMPITIVWGILPVDNGDHFNPKSNGTLVKDTTFTIQNPEAQNWLLEFCQKVKNQTFYYSDLEQKSTVCFMEEFHTWMDSRQCSQQDHSFNLCCNHFPFPYGSEVFLHCIKMMIMEQGRDGAETYDLGLRFDAEGNLVALVLQFQTIYHYSFNYSKAKQFYNEIGHWITEEMKTAPMGLQNGWYTSKLELYNLQHSLSTETMVVIGLSITISFVVLLLTTWNVILSIFSVTAITGTVLVTVGLLVLLEWQLNAVESLFISAAVGLSTDFTVNYCISYHLCPHSDRLSRVAFSLKQMSCATAMVASALFSAGIIMLPATVLAYRKLGIFIMMIKCISCGFASFFFQSLCCFFGPEKNCGQILWPCTYVLKDYSDDSRPNGSFNCGGEEKQNRLRKVQESNTANEQYELQPLARKLSDSFDNSTSTSKLSNRPSVLSEDIQLQDSRCPRIGIHPSLETDRQNLQETLMDHHVDLCQCPALQTSSPYKHSSTGAEAEIHRERLCRDCRCQKYGPKAWDGIMLDYLYSASMKDEGQLNKSQCSRDTAQQQSDYTSENSNVPEAEIYKFHRGLCSHSSSFNVLNVSSEISLSDFEQSIKLAESSSSCPNVLDVSDSCCAAERGHLNGKRDTLRLDLRETVFDVSLPATQQNSSSWKNRLGLGSEGPVVLPNSQPDMPDVWIKRSSAQNSGYSS; encoded by the exons ATGCTTGGACCAATGTCTGTTCAGTCCAATGGTCAGGTGCCATCCAGCTCCCAGGACTCACATCAACATCACCTATATTACCATTGCAACCAGCAAGAACCTAGAGACAGCTATGCCTtgcccccactgccagggcaTGGAGAGAGGGCCACTTTGTGCTCCCACCATTCCAGTGGGGATTCTTTACCAGCTGCCCACCACGAGACCtctgaaagtcaatggaaacagtgGTCACATGACCAGCAGCAGTCACGACCAGTGCAGCGCCACATTGTAACAGTCAG ACATGACAAAGCTTTCAGGATGCCAAAAAG TTATTCTCAAGTGATTGCTGAGTGGCCGGTAGCTGTCCTTGTGCTCTGTTCGGTGACAGTTCTGGTTTGTACTTTAGCTGGCCTGCTAGTTGGAAATCTGCCAGATTTTTCAGAACCGTTGATG GGATTTGAGCCTCGAGATACTGACATTGGCAGAAAACTCATTGTCTGGAAGAATGTACAAACCCATACAGGCCATCAGAAGACCCTTTCGCTTTCTCCCTACACTGAAAAGAACAG CTATGGTGACGTTGGTATTAACAGAGGGCAGAGGTTTATCCATGGTGAACAAGAAGCAAGAACACGACGGATGGTAGAACAAGACTATGGAAAGGACAGTTTCTTTTGTGGCCCCCCAG GAAAGAGTTATTCTCAACTGGTGTTTATGTCCACAACTGCTGGGAGCTTGTGGAACTTGCAAGCGATTCAGTCCATGTGTCAAATTGAACAGGACAAG ATCCGCTCACATGCTCATTTTGGGAATCTCTGCCAACGTACTGAAGGCAATGAATGCTGCCCAAGCTGGTCTCTGGGTAACTATATTGCTGTCCTTCACAACAGATCTTCTTGTTTGGAGATAACTCAAGTAGATGTCTCCCACACCCTGGCACTCCTCCGTTCCTGTGCCCCAGACTACCACAAAGGCATCCTTATTCCTTCTTGCATAGGTCCCAGGACTGGAAGAGAGAAACACTCTCAGTGTGCCAAAGTACCAGAAAAATGTACCCGGTTCAATGGTATTTACCAGCTTCTTCACTTCTTGGTTGACAGAGACTTTCTCAGTCTTCAGACAATGGAATATCAAGTGCCATCACTGAAATACAGCCTGCTGTTTTTGCCTACAAAGAAAGGAGCATCTATGATGGAAATCTACCTGGACAACCTTGAGTCATGGGACCTGTTTGATAATTACACATTAATCACTGGAATGGACCTGGGTCTTAAACAGAAACTATTTCAGCACTATCTTTTACTGGATACAATGTATCCAGTCCTGGCAATATTAGTCATTTTTCTAAGTATGACTTTTTATTTACGCTCAATCTTTATTACTTCTATGGTTCTTATGATTGTTGTCAGTTCTTTGATGATCTCCTTCTTCTTGTATAAGGTGGCCTTCAGATTCACCTATTTCCCTTTTGTAAATCTGACAGCAGTTGTCATTCTCAGTAGCATTTGCGCCAATCACACCTTTGTGTTTTTTGATCTCTGGAGCCTCAGCAAGAGCCAGAATCCTTCTGCAGGCCTCCTGCAGTGGATGAGCCAAACCATGCACCACTTTGGGTATCTCATGCTGGCGTCTTCCTTTACAACAGGTGCTGCTTTCTATGCCAGCTATATGAGCAATATAATTGCCATCTGCTGTTTTGCCATCTACATGGGCACCTGTGTATTGGTGAATTTAGTATTCATGGTAACTTGGCTTCCATCTTCTGTTGTGTTGTATGAACGCTACATAGCAACAAACTGCATTTATAAACCGGAAGACTACTGGAACTATAGTGGGCATAAAAGAGTTATTTTCTCTCTCCATCATATACTCAGGGGTCTCCAGAATACCTTGTGTGAAACCTCCAAGCTGTTATTTGAAAAGATTCTTCCATGTGGTGTTATAAAATTTCGTTACATTTGGATCTGCTGGTTTACAGCCTTGGCAATAGGGGGTGCCTACATTTCCTGTTTTAATCCTAAACTAAAACTCCCCAGTTTAGAGATGCCATCTGTCCAGATGTTTAGGTTAAGCCATCCCTTTGAAAGATATGATGCAGAATACTGTCACCAGTTCATGTTTGAGAGGCTGGAGCATGGAGAAGGACAACGCATGCCCATCACTATAGTCTGGGGCATACTGCCTGTGGACAATGGGGATCATTTCAATCCTAAGAGCAATGGCACGCTGGTGAAAGATACCACATTTACAATCCAAAATCCTGAAGCTCAAAACTGGCTCTTGGAATTCTGCCAAAAAGTGAAAAATCAAACTTTCTACTATTCTGATTTGGAGCAGAAATCTACAGTTTGTTTCATGGAAGAGTTTCACACGTGGATGGACAGTCGCCAGTGCTCCCAGCAAGATCACAGCTTCAATCTCTGCTGTAACCACTTCCCCTTCCCCTATGGAAGTGAAGTCTTCCTGCACTGCATCAAAATGATGATCATGGAACAAGGCAGAGATGGGGCTGAAACCTATGACTTGGGTCTTAGATTTGATGCAGAGGGAAACCTAGTTGCCTTGGTGCTACAGTTTCAAACTATTTATCACTACAGCTTCAACTACAGCAAAGCCAAACAATTCTACAATGAAATTGGCCACTGGATAACAGAGGAAATGAAGACTGCCCCCATGGGGCTTCAGAATGGATGGTACACCAGTAAACTAGAGCTATATAATCTCCAGCACAGTCTTAGCACAGAGACAATGGTGGTCATAGGGCTATCCATAACCATCTCTTTTGTGGTGCTGCTGCTCACCACCTGGAATGTCATTCTTAGCATATTCTCTGTTACAGCTATCACAGGCACTGTCCTGGTAACTGTTGGACTTTTGGTGCTGTTGGAATGGCAGCTCAATGCAGTGGAGTCTCTCTTCATTTCAGCAGCAGTAGGTCTCTCCACTGACTTTACAGTGAACTACTGTATTTCCTACCACTTGTGCCCACATTCTGATCGCCTGAGCCGAGTGGCCttctctctgaagcagatgagCTGTGCCACTGCTATGGTGGCATCTGCTCTGTTTTCTGCAGGTATCATCATGCTGCCTGCCACAGTGCTGGCATACCGGAAGCTGGGGATATTCATAATGATGATCAAATGTATCAGCTGTGGATTTGCCAGCTTCTTTTTTCAGTCTCTATGCTGCTTCTTTGGCCCAGAGAAGAACTGTGGTCAGATCCTTTGGCCTTGCACCTATGTCCTGAAGGACTATTCTGATGACTCCAGGCCAAATGGAAGTTTTAActgtgggggagaagagaagcagaaCAGATTACGGAAGGTGCAAGAGTCTAACACTGCAAATGAACAGTATGAGCTCCAGCCCTTGGCCAGAAAACTTAGTGACAGTTTTGACAACAGCACTTCCACAAGCAAATTGTCTAATCGTCCTTCTGTCCTATCTGAAGACATACAGCTCCAAGACAGCAGATGTCCCAGAATAGGAATCCATCCTTCTCTTGAAACAGACAGACAGAATCTGCAGGAGACACTAATGGATCACCATGTAGATCTTTGTCAGTGTCCCGCCTTGCAAACATCTTCTCCTTACAAACATAGTAGCACAGGAGCAGAAGCAGAAATTCATAGAGAGAGACTCTGCAGAGATTGTAGATGTCAAAAATATGGTCCAAAAGCCTGGGATGGAATCATGCTGGACTATCTTTATTCAGCCAGCATGAAAGATGAAGGACAGTTAAATAAATCTCAGTGTTCTAGAGACACTGCTCAACAACAGTCAGATTATACCTCAGAAAATAGTAATGTCCCTGAAGCTGAAATTTACAAATTTCACAGAGGCCTTTGTTCTCATAGCAGTTCTTTCAATGTGCTCAATGTCTCCAGTGAGATCTCTCTCAGTGATTTTGAGCAGAGCATAAAACTTGCTGAGTCATCCAGTTCTTGTCCCAATGTCTTAGATGTGTCTGATTCCTGCTGTGCAGCAGAGAGAGGTCACCTGAATGGGAAGAGAGACACCCTGAGGTTGGACCTGAGAGAGACTGTCTTTGACGTATCTCTACCAGCAACCCAGCAAAACAGCTCTTCTTGGAAAAACCGACTGGGATTAGGGAGTGAAGGTCCAGTTGTTTTACCAAACAGCCAACCAGATATGCCTGATGTTTGGATCAAACGATCCAGTGCACAAAATTCTGGTTACAGCAGCTGA
- the DISP2 gene encoding protein dispatched homolog 2 isoform X1, producing the protein MEGAPAPQEQPAAAEEQAEGGRREQGTCSPREKVNPEPCQTCLNVPEIRKTEPSRGGAPWERVCPVHRCPITASPSLVRGRLPSSNHMLGPMSVQSNGQVPSSSQDSHQHHLYYHCNQQEPRDSYALPPLPGHGERATLCSHHSSGDSLPAAHHETSESQWKQWSHDQQQSRPVQRHIVTVRHDKAFRMPKSYSQVIAEWPVAVLVLCSVTVLVCTLAGLLVGNLPDFSEPLMGFEPRDTDIGRKLIVWKNVQTHTGHQKTLSLSPYTEKNRGQRFIHGEQEARTRRMVEQDYGKDSFFCGPPGKSYSQLVFMSTTAGSLWNLQAIQSMCQIEQDKIRSHAHFGNLCQRTEGNECCPSWSLGNYIAVLHNRSSCLEITQVDVSHTLALLRSCAPDYHKGILIPSCIGPRTGREKHSQCAKVPEKCTRFNGIYQLLHFLVDRDFLSLQTMEYQVPSLKYSLLFLPTKKGASMMEIYLDNLESWDLFDNYTLITGMDLGLKQKLFQHYLLLDTMYPVLAILVIFLSMTFYLRSIFITSMVLMIVVSSLMISFFLYKVAFRFTYFPFVNLTAVVILSSICANHTFVFFDLWSLSKSQNPSAGLLQWMSQTMHHFGYLMLASSFTTGAAFYASYMSNIIAICCFAIYMGTCVLVNLVFMVTWLPSSVVLYERYIATNCIYKPEDYWNYSGHKRVIFSLHHILRGLQNTLCETSKLLFEKILPCGVIKFRYIWICWFTALAIGGAYISCFNPKLKLPSLEMPSVQMFRLSHPFERYDAEYCHQFMFERLEHGEGQRMPITIVWGILPVDNGDHFNPKSNGTLVKDTTFTIQNPEAQNWLLEFCQKVKNQTFYYSDLEQKSTVCFMEEFHTWMDSRQCSQQDHSFNLCCNHFPFPYGSEVFLHCIKMMIMEQGRDGAETYDLGLRFDAEGNLVALVLQFQTIYHYSFNYSKAKQFYNEIGHWITEEMKTAPMGLQNGWYTSKLELYNLQHSLSTETMVVIGLSITISFVVLLLTTWNVILSIFSVTAITGTVLVTVGLLVLLEWQLNAVESLFISAAVGLSTDFTVNYCISYHLCPHSDRLSRVAFSLKQMSCATAMVASALFSAGIIMLPATVLAYRKLGIFIMMIKCISCGFASFFFQSLCCFFGPEKNCGQILWPCTYVLKDYSDDSRPNGSFNCGGEEKQNRLRKVQESNTANEQYELQPLARKLSDSFDNSTSTSKLSNRPSVLSEDIQLQDSRCPRIGIHPSLETDRQNLQETLMDHHVDLCQCPALQTSSPYKHSSTGAEAEIHRERLCRDCRCQKYGPKAWDGIMLDYLYSASMKDEGQLNKSQCSRDTAQQQSDYTSENSNVPEAEIYKFHRGLCSHSSSFNVLNVSSEISLSDFEQSIKLAESSSSCPNVLDVSDSCCAAERGHLNGKRDTLRLDLRETVFDVSLPATQQNSSSWKNRLGLGSEGPVVLPNSQPDMPDVWIKRSSAQNSGYSS; encoded by the exons ATGGAGGGAGCGCCGGCCCCGCAGGAGCAGCCGGCGGCCGCCGAGGAGCAGGCGGAGGGGGGGCGCCGGGAGCAAGGGACCTGCTCGCCCAG AGAGAAAGTAAACCCAGAACCTTGCCAAACCTGTCTTAATGTGCCAGAGATCAGGAAGACTGAACCAAGCCGTGGTGGAGCTCCCTGGGAAAGAGTCTGTCCAGTCCATCGGTGCCCTATCACTGCATCTCCCAGCTTGGTGAGAGGTCGTCTGCCTTCCTCCAACCACATGCTTGGACCAATGTCTGTTCAGTCCAATGGTCAGGTGCCATCCAGCTCCCAGGACTCACATCAACATCACCTATATTACCATTGCAACCAGCAAGAACCTAGAGACAGCTATGCCTtgcccccactgccagggcaTGGAGAGAGGGCCACTTTGTGCTCCCACCATTCCAGTGGGGATTCTTTACCAGCTGCCCACCACGAGACCtctgaaagtcaatggaaacagtgGTCACATGACCAGCAGCAGTCACGACCAGTGCAGCGCCACATTGTAACAGTCAG ACATGACAAAGCTTTCAGGATGCCAAAAAG TTATTCTCAAGTGATTGCTGAGTGGCCGGTAGCTGTCCTTGTGCTCTGTTCGGTGACAGTTCTGGTTTGTACTTTAGCTGGCCTGCTAGTTGGAAATCTGCCAGATTTTTCAGAACCGTTGATG GGATTTGAGCCTCGAGATACTGACATTGGCAGAAAACTCATTGTCTGGAAGAATGTACAAACCCATACAGGCCATCAGAAGACCCTTTCGCTTTCTCCCTACACTGAAAAGAACAG AGGGCAGAGGTTTATCCATGGTGAACAAGAAGCAAGAACACGACGGATGGTAGAACAAGACTATGGAAAGGACAGTTTCTTTTGTGGCCCCCCAG GAAAGAGTTATTCTCAACTGGTGTTTATGTCCACAACTGCTGGGAGCTTGTGGAACTTGCAAGCGATTCAGTCCATGTGTCAAATTGAACAGGACAAG ATCCGCTCACATGCTCATTTTGGGAATCTCTGCCAACGTACTGAAGGCAATGAATGCTGCCCAAGCTGGTCTCTGGGTAACTATATTGCTGTCCTTCACAACAGATCTTCTTGTTTGGAGATAACTCAAGTAGATGTCTCCCACACCCTGGCACTCCTCCGTTCCTGTGCCCCAGACTACCACAAAGGCATCCTTATTCCTTCTTGCATAGGTCCCAGGACTGGAAGAGAGAAACACTCTCAGTGTGCCAAAGTACCAGAAAAATGTACCCGGTTCAATGGTATTTACCAGCTTCTTCACTTCTTGGTTGACAGAGACTTTCTCAGTCTTCAGACAATGGAATATCAAGTGCCATCACTGAAATACAGCCTGCTGTTTTTGCCTACAAAGAAAGGAGCATCTATGATGGAAATCTACCTGGACAACCTTGAGTCATGGGACCTGTTTGATAATTACACATTAATCACTGGAATGGACCTGGGTCTTAAACAGAAACTATTTCAGCACTATCTTTTACTGGATACAATGTATCCAGTCCTGGCAATATTAGTCATTTTTCTAAGTATGACTTTTTATTTACGCTCAATCTTTATTACTTCTATGGTTCTTATGATTGTTGTCAGTTCTTTGATGATCTCCTTCTTCTTGTATAAGGTGGCCTTCAGATTCACCTATTTCCCTTTTGTAAATCTGACAGCAGTTGTCATTCTCAGTAGCATTTGCGCCAATCACACCTTTGTGTTTTTTGATCTCTGGAGCCTCAGCAAGAGCCAGAATCCTTCTGCAGGCCTCCTGCAGTGGATGAGCCAAACCATGCACCACTTTGGGTATCTCATGCTGGCGTCTTCCTTTACAACAGGTGCTGCTTTCTATGCCAGCTATATGAGCAATATAATTGCCATCTGCTGTTTTGCCATCTACATGGGCACCTGTGTATTGGTGAATTTAGTATTCATGGTAACTTGGCTTCCATCTTCTGTTGTGTTGTATGAACGCTACATAGCAACAAACTGCATTTATAAACCGGAAGACTACTGGAACTATAGTGGGCATAAAAGAGTTATTTTCTCTCTCCATCATATACTCAGGGGTCTCCAGAATACCTTGTGTGAAACCTCCAAGCTGTTATTTGAAAAGATTCTTCCATGTGGTGTTATAAAATTTCGTTACATTTGGATCTGCTGGTTTACAGCCTTGGCAATAGGGGGTGCCTACATTTCCTGTTTTAATCCTAAACTAAAACTCCCCAGTTTAGAGATGCCATCTGTCCAGATGTTTAGGTTAAGCCATCCCTTTGAAAGATATGATGCAGAATACTGTCACCAGTTCATGTTTGAGAGGCTGGAGCATGGAGAAGGACAACGCATGCCCATCACTATAGTCTGGGGCATACTGCCTGTGGACAATGGGGATCATTTCAATCCTAAGAGCAATGGCACGCTGGTGAAAGATACCACATTTACAATCCAAAATCCTGAAGCTCAAAACTGGCTCTTGGAATTCTGCCAAAAAGTGAAAAATCAAACTTTCTACTATTCTGATTTGGAGCAGAAATCTACAGTTTGTTTCATGGAAGAGTTTCACACGTGGATGGACAGTCGCCAGTGCTCCCAGCAAGATCACAGCTTCAATCTCTGCTGTAACCACTTCCCCTTCCCCTATGGAAGTGAAGTCTTCCTGCACTGCATCAAAATGATGATCATGGAACAAGGCAGAGATGGGGCTGAAACCTATGACTTGGGTCTTAGATTTGATGCAGAGGGAAACCTAGTTGCCTTGGTGCTACAGTTTCAAACTATTTATCACTACAGCTTCAACTACAGCAAAGCCAAACAATTCTACAATGAAATTGGCCACTGGATAACAGAGGAAATGAAGACTGCCCCCATGGGGCTTCAGAATGGATGGTACACCAGTAAACTAGAGCTATATAATCTCCAGCACAGTCTTAGCACAGAGACAATGGTGGTCATAGGGCTATCCATAACCATCTCTTTTGTGGTGCTGCTGCTCACCACCTGGAATGTCATTCTTAGCATATTCTCTGTTACAGCTATCACAGGCACTGTCCTGGTAACTGTTGGACTTTTGGTGCTGTTGGAATGGCAGCTCAATGCAGTGGAGTCTCTCTTCATTTCAGCAGCAGTAGGTCTCTCCACTGACTTTACAGTGAACTACTGTATTTCCTACCACTTGTGCCCACATTCTGATCGCCTGAGCCGAGTGGCCttctctctgaagcagatgagCTGTGCCACTGCTATGGTGGCATCTGCTCTGTTTTCTGCAGGTATCATCATGCTGCCTGCCACAGTGCTGGCATACCGGAAGCTGGGGATATTCATAATGATGATCAAATGTATCAGCTGTGGATTTGCCAGCTTCTTTTTTCAGTCTCTATGCTGCTTCTTTGGCCCAGAGAAGAACTGTGGTCAGATCCTTTGGCCTTGCACCTATGTCCTGAAGGACTATTCTGATGACTCCAGGCCAAATGGAAGTTTTAActgtgggggagaagagaagcagaaCAGATTACGGAAGGTGCAAGAGTCTAACACTGCAAATGAACAGTATGAGCTCCAGCCCTTGGCCAGAAAACTTAGTGACAGTTTTGACAACAGCACTTCCACAAGCAAATTGTCTAATCGTCCTTCTGTCCTATCTGAAGACATACAGCTCCAAGACAGCAGATGTCCCAGAATAGGAATCCATCCTTCTCTTGAAACAGACAGACAGAATCTGCAGGAGACACTAATGGATCACCATGTAGATCTTTGTCAGTGTCCCGCCTTGCAAACATCTTCTCCTTACAAACATAGTAGCACAGGAGCAGAAGCAGAAATTCATAGAGAGAGACTCTGCAGAGATTGTAGATGTCAAAAATATGGTCCAAAAGCCTGGGATGGAATCATGCTGGACTATCTTTATTCAGCCAGCATGAAAGATGAAGGACAGTTAAATAAATCTCAGTGTTCTAGAGACACTGCTCAACAACAGTCAGATTATACCTCAGAAAATAGTAATGTCCCTGAAGCTGAAATTTACAAATTTCACAGAGGCCTTTGTTCTCATAGCAGTTCTTTCAATGTGCTCAATGTCTCCAGTGAGATCTCTCTCAGTGATTTTGAGCAGAGCATAAAACTTGCTGAGTCATCCAGTTCTTGTCCCAATGTCTTAGATGTGTCTGATTCCTGCTGTGCAGCAGAGAGAGGTCACCTGAATGGGAAGAGAGACACCCTGAGGTTGGACCTGAGAGAGACTGTCTTTGACGTATCTCTACCAGCAACCCAGCAAAACAGCTCTTCTTGGAAAAACCGACTGGGATTAGGGAGTGAAGGTCCAGTTGTTTTACCAAACAGCCAACCAGATATGCCTGATGTTTGGATCAAACGATCCAGTGCACAAAATTCTGGTTACAGCAGCTGA